One part of the Paraglaciecola sp. L3A3 genome encodes these proteins:
- a CDS encoding GMC oxidoreductase — translation MTEYDAIVVGSGMSGGWSAKELAEQGLKVLVLERGGPIEPSKDYADFVTPWERPNLDQIPEDEVKNDYPIQYRAVRYAMRDSTKHFWVKDSEHPYVTPKDKPYDWIRGYHTGGRSLLWGRQSYRLGPQDFEANIKDGHGTDWPIRYDDLKPWYEYVEKFAGIAGSNEGLEQLPDSIFQPPFEMTCVEKEFKKNLEESFPTRKVIHARVAHLTKPTEEQMSLGRGPCQVRNHCNRGCSFGAYFSSNSATLPAALKTGNCTIVNNAIVHSLEYDEVKKRVSGVKVIDAQSKEVKTYTARFVFLNASSIATAMILLQSKSASFPNGLANSSDQVGRNLMDHVSAAAASGEFEGFDDQYYYGRRPGGVYIPRYANITEQDKPYLRGFGYQGGGKRIGWTGNRPGIGEDFKQANRKPGNWQVGLYAFGEVLPNPENRVTLDKTKKDKWGLPLANINCVMGENEKIMMREAQKDAYEMLKAAGAVNINRGPDTELTLSLPGNRIHEMGTARMGRDPKTSVLNEWCQAHDVPNLFITDGACMPSGGCQNPSLTYMALSARAAHHAVKLFKKGEI, via the coding sequence ATGACAGAGTATGATGCGATTGTAGTAGGTTCAGGAATGAGTGGTGGTTGGAGCGCCAAAGAATTAGCTGAACAAGGGCTAAAAGTTTTAGTGTTAGAAAGAGGTGGGCCAATTGAACCCAGTAAAGATTATGCTGATTTTGTCACACCTTGGGAACGACCTAACTTAGATCAAATTCCTGAAGACGAAGTTAAAAATGACTATCCAATTCAATATCGAGCAGTACGCTATGCCATGCGCGACAGTACAAAACATTTTTGGGTTAAAGACAGTGAACACCCATATGTCACACCAAAAGATAAGCCTTATGACTGGATACGTGGCTACCACACAGGCGGACGTTCATTATTGTGGGGGCGTCAATCATATCGTTTAGGCCCACAAGATTTTGAAGCCAATATAAAAGATGGACATGGAACTGATTGGCCCATCCGTTATGACGACCTAAAACCCTGGTACGAATATGTTGAAAAATTTGCAGGTATAGCAGGCAGTAATGAAGGGCTTGAACAACTACCTGATAGTATTTTTCAGCCCCCTTTTGAAATGACTTGTGTTGAAAAAGAATTTAAGAAAAATTTAGAAGAGAGTTTTCCAACTAGAAAAGTAATACATGCACGGGTAGCCCATTTAACCAAACCCACTGAAGAACAAATGTCTTTAGGTCGTGGACCTTGCCAAGTTAGAAACCATTGTAATCGAGGTTGTAGTTTTGGGGCTTACTTTTCTTCTAATTCTGCAACCTTACCAGCAGCATTGAAAACTGGTAACTGTACAATAGTGAATAACGCGATTGTTCATTCGTTAGAATACGACGAGGTAAAAAAACGAGTATCTGGTGTTAAAGTTATCGATGCACAAAGCAAAGAAGTAAAAACTTATACAGCACGTTTTGTCTTTCTTAATGCATCAAGTATCGCTACCGCAATGATCTTATTACAGTCTAAATCAGCTAGTTTCCCCAATGGTTTAGCTAATAGCTCAGATCAAGTGGGCAGAAATCTTATGGATCATGTAAGCGCTGCAGCAGCAAGTGGTGAATTTGAAGGCTTTGATGATCAATATTATTACGGTCGTCGACCAGGCGGAGTCTATATTCCAAGATATGCCAACATCACAGAACAAGACAAACCCTACTTAAGAGGCTTTGGTTATCAAGGCGGCGGCAAACGAATAGGCTGGACCGGTAACCGCCCTGGAATTGGTGAAGACTTCAAACAAGCCAATCGCAAACCGGGTAATTGGCAAGTGGGCTTATACGCATTTGGTGAAGTACTACCTAATCCAGAAAACCGCGTCACTTTAGATAAAACTAAAAAAGACAAATGGGGACTACCATTAGCTAATATAAATTGTGTAATGGGTGAAAACGAAAAAATAATGATGCGTGAAGCACAAAAAGACGCATATGAAATGTTAAAAGCTGCTGGGGCAGTTAACATAAACCGAGGCCCTGATACAGAGTTAACTCTTTCTTTACCAGGTAACCGTATTCACGAAATGGGGACGGCACGAATGGGGCGTGATCCTAAAACGTCTGTATTAAATGAATGGTGCCAAGCCCATGATGTACCCAACCTGTTTATTACAGACGGTGCATGTATGCCTTCAGGGGGATGTCAAAACCCTTCTTTAACTTATATGGCCTTGTCAGCAAGAGCTGCACATCATGCGGTAAAACTATTTAAAAAGGGCGAGATTTAA
- a CDS encoding DUF3019 domain-containing protein, which translates to MHFKISCIIFFVSGFLSIEAAAITPQWTVQPNVCIAKSVGDSCQITITITAHNIPSGEHCLYLDNQQISCISASVFKQKAQISLVHNTRLELKNQKQETILSKQLSIKYQDAPPLRRRIRNPWSLF; encoded by the coding sequence ATGCATTTTAAAATAAGTTGTATTATTTTTTTTGTCAGTGGCTTTTTAAGCATAGAAGCTGCAGCTATAACACCGCAATGGACGGTGCAACCTAACGTGTGCATTGCAAAATCTGTTGGTGACAGCTGCCAAATCACGATTACAATTACGGCCCATAACATACCATCTGGTGAACATTGCCTTTATCTAGACAATCAACAAATTAGTTGTATTTCTGCTAGTGTTTTTAAGCAAAAAGCACAGATATCACTGGTACATAACACCCGTTTAGAATTAAAAAATCAAAAACAAGAAACTATACTTTCGAAACAACTGTCCATTAAGTATCAAGATGCACCACCTTTACGCAGACGAATACGTAACCCTTGGAGCCTTTTCTAA
- a CDS encoding serine/threonine protein kinase, whose translation MTTFDFSGLNPDLILDAIESVDIRVESGLLALNSYENRVYQFIAEDKKRYVVKFYRPQRWTQLQIQEEHDFSIELANHEIPVVPPIQYAGQSLHEYKGYYFAIFNSVGGRQFEVDNLDQLEWMGRFVGRMHAVAKSAKFKYRPEISINEHLVLPLQELQNSTLIPQGLHSPFFTILQQVTTLASEQFFNSQPIRLHGDCHPGNILWRDGPTFVDLDDCRSGPAIQDLWMMLSGDRHQQFVQLDTLIAAYEEFHHFDSSQLALIEPLRAMRMVHYMAWLSKRWQDPAFPQAFPWFADGKYWEQQILALKEQFSALHEQPIKL comes from the coding sequence ATGACAACTTTTGATTTTTCAGGTCTCAACCCAGACCTTATTTTAGATGCGATTGAATCAGTAGATATTCGGGTCGAATCCGGCTTATTGGCATTAAATAGTTATGAAAATCGTGTTTATCAATTTATAGCTGAAGATAAAAAACGTTATGTGGTGAAGTTTTATCGACCACAACGCTGGACACAATTGCAAATTCAAGAAGAGCATGATTTTTCCATTGAGTTAGCTAATCATGAGATACCTGTTGTTCCGCCTATTCAATACGCAGGACAATCTTTACATGAATATAAAGGCTACTATTTTGCGATTTTTAATTCAGTTGGAGGTCGGCAATTTGAAGTTGATAATCTAGATCAATTAGAATGGATGGGAAGGTTTGTTGGACGAATGCACGCTGTAGCCAAAAGTGCTAAATTCAAATATCGACCAGAAATAAGCATCAATGAACATCTAGTACTTCCCCTGCAAGAATTACAAAATAGTACGCTTATCCCCCAAGGTTTGCACAGCCCTTTCTTCACTATTTTACAACAAGTGACCACGCTTGCATCTGAACAATTTTTTAATAGCCAACCGATTCGATTACATGGAGATTGTCATCCAGGCAACATTCTGTGGCGAGATGGACCTACATTTGTCGATTTAGATGATTGTCGCTCAGGTCCAGCGATACAAGATTTATGGATGATGTTATCGGGTGATCGCCATCAACAATTTGTTCAACTTGATACCTTAATTGCAGCCTATGAAGAGTTTCATCACTTCGACTCTAGCCAACTAGCTTTAATAGAGCCTCTGCGGGCTATGCGTATGGTCCACTACATGGCGTGGTTGTCAAAACGCTGGCAAGATCCGGCTTTCCCTCAAGCCTTCCCTTGGTTTGCAGATGGAAAATATTGGGAACAACAAATTCTGGCCCTCAAAGAACAATTTTCTGCACTCCATGAGCAGCCAATTAAACTGTAA
- a CDS encoding phosphatase has protein sequence MKILVDTHAHSIASTHAYSTVNEYFIEAKEKGLQIFSLTEHGPEMPDSPHPWHFGNRKILPRQKNGVVMLKGIEGNILPNKGGLDISEHMYAYLDFVIASFHEPVFKPCDIKTHTKAVLNTIRSGKCQILGHPGNPNYPLDYAEVIRAAKDNNVLMEINNSSFTHSREGSAPFCRGILELVDKLDWKVCFASDAHVAYDVGNCSESVKLAEEIGFPVERIVNRDAFSFLAFLAEHNKPVANELAPWLASIRDCK, from the coding sequence ATGAAGATACTGGTTGATACTCATGCTCATTCGATTGCAAGTACCCATGCTTATAGTACGGTAAATGAATATTTTATTGAGGCAAAAGAAAAAGGCTTACAAATATTCTCTTTGACTGAGCATGGTCCTGAGATGCCAGATTCACCTCATCCATGGCATTTTGGTAATAGAAAAATATTACCTAGGCAGAAAAATGGTGTGGTGATGTTAAAAGGAATAGAAGGAAATATTTTACCTAATAAAGGGGGATTAGATATTTCCGAACACATGTATGCTTATTTGGATTTTGTTATTGCCAGTTTTCATGAGCCCGTATTTAAACCATGTGATATTAAAACGCACACAAAGGCAGTGCTAAATACTATTCGGTCAGGTAAGTGTCAAATATTAGGTCACCCAGGCAACCCTAATTATCCTTTAGATTATGCTGAAGTTATCAGAGCGGCAAAAGATAATAACGTACTTATGGAAATCAATAATAGCTCATTTACCCACTCTAGAGAGGGCAGTGCGCCGTTCTGTAGAGGTATTTTAGAATTAGTTGATAAGTTGGATTGGAAAGTCTGTTTTGCTAGTGACGCTCATGTAGCGTATGACGTGGGAAATTGTTCGGAGTCGGTAAAATTAGCTGAAGAAATTGGTTTCCCTGTAGAGCGGATCGTAAACAGGGATGCGTTTAGTTTCTTGGCATTTTTAGCTGAACATAATAAACCGGTAGCCAATGAATTAGCCCCTTGGTTGGCGTCTATTCGTGACTGTAAATAA
- a CDS encoding response regulator yields MTKVLLVEDDERLSTLICKFLSDNHFIVHPMNNGEGLLQEVQKFQPDIVLLDVMLPGDNGFILCKNIRPHYTGPLLFMTAKNDDFDQVLGLEIGADDYIIKPVEPRVLLARINALLRRSHTPVKPASNKEQLIFGKLVIDRSTRTALLNDVNVQLTSHEFDMLWKLAENPSQLVERETLYTELIGREYDGLDRSADVRISRLRKKLQDNAQHPYRIKTIWGKGFFFVADAWES; encoded by the coding sequence ATGACCAAAGTACTACTAGTTGAAGATGACGAACGCCTCAGTACATTAATATGCAAGTTTCTGTCTGATAATCACTTTATTGTCCACCCTATGAATAACGGTGAAGGGCTTTTACAAGAAGTGCAAAAATTTCAACCTGATATTGTGCTATTAGACGTTATGTTACCTGGCGACAACGGCTTCATATTATGTAAAAACATTCGTCCTCATTACACTGGTCCACTGCTTTTTATGACAGCTAAAAATGATGATTTCGACCAAGTACTAGGACTAGAAATTGGCGCTGACGATTACATAATCAAACCAGTAGAACCACGAGTGTTATTAGCCCGTATCAATGCATTATTGCGTCGTAGCCATACTCCGGTAAAACCTGCGTCAAACAAAGAACAACTAATCTTTGGCAAATTGGTTATTGACCGTTCGACACGTACAGCTTTATTGAATGACGTTAACGTACAACTGACTAGTCACGAATTCGACATGTTGTGGAAGTTAGCCGAAAACCCCTCACAATTGGTTGAACGAGAAACCTTATACACCGAATTAATTGGCCGAGAATATGATGGCCTAGATCGTAGCGCTGATGTGCGTATTTCAAGATTACGCAAGAAACTACAAGATAATGCCCAACACCCTTATCGAATTAAAACCATTTGGGGTAAAGGATTCTTTTTTGTTGCTGATGCATGGGAAAGTTAA
- a CDS encoding ATP-binding protein, which translates to MARLFISLYVFITLALIGLSTGLDRIFFSNQELSANAVYSTVIQAANQQNLDIAILAKNLKLKAVEKQLEDIAWSVSDRNNLLAGQVLSLVDPVLGEQLYVKTAKQMVLEISLPAVQQSSTQFFIYSIVFFLSLGGAIALWIWPLWRDLSSLQKTVSSVLPDGTIAENHISKHSLIAPIAQAINSMRSQINELIQAQRELSGAVAHEFRTPLARLKFALAMQADDPKAPWAEMHKDVNELELLVQEMLDYSSTGAHIPELSLSEIPIKELCQQLVQRLSLSHLQNLQVSVQGDDVNILADEHFIERAVANLLINGARYAKHTLTINIKKHNDTILINIEDDGEGVAESIREKIFSPFYRPDESRNRTKGGAGLGLAIVKRIVDWHQGKCYVKQSKLGGAHFVIQLPNRFMTIEKTRP; encoded by the coding sequence ATGGCTCGTTTGTTCATTAGTTTATATGTGTTTATTACCCTAGCTTTAATCGGCTTAAGTACTGGCTTAGATCGTATATTTTTTAGCAATCAAGAATTAAGTGCTAACGCAGTTTATTCAACTGTCATCCAAGCTGCCAATCAACAAAACCTTGATATTGCTATTCTCGCTAAAAACCTAAAATTAAAAGCAGTAGAAAAACAACTTGAAGATATAGCTTGGTCAGTGAGCGATCGAAACAACTTACTGGCTGGGCAAGTGCTAAGCTTAGTCGACCCAGTTCTTGGCGAGCAACTATATGTAAAAACAGCCAAACAAATGGTGTTAGAGATATCCTTACCTGCTGTTCAACAGAGCTCAACGCAGTTTTTTATTTATAGTATTGTTTTTTTCTTATCTTTGGGTGGCGCAATTGCACTCTGGATCTGGCCTTTATGGCGTGATCTGTCATCGCTACAAAAAACGGTTTCATCTGTATTACCTGACGGAACCATTGCCGAAAATCATATAAGCAAACATTCTCTCATTGCACCTATCGCACAAGCGATTAACTCTATGCGAAGCCAAATTAACGAATTAATTCAAGCTCAACGCGAACTGAGCGGAGCTGTCGCCCATGAATTTAGAACACCATTAGCACGATTAAAATTTGCTTTAGCTATGCAAGCTGATGACCCTAAAGCTCCATGGGCAGAAATGCATAAAGACGTGAATGAATTAGAATTATTAGTTCAAGAAATGCTCGACTACTCAAGTACAGGCGCACATATTCCTGAATTGAGCCTTTCAGAAATACCTATTAAAGAGTTATGCCAACAACTAGTTCAGCGTCTTAGCTTAAGTCATTTACAAAATTTGCAGGTAAGTGTGCAAGGCGATGACGTTAATATCCTAGCTGATGAACATTTTATCGAACGAGCCGTAGCTAATTTACTTATTAATGGTGCTAGGTATGCTAAACACACTTTAACTATCAACATAAAAAAACACAACGATACCATTCTGATAAACATAGAAGATGATGGAGAAGGTGTCGCTGAAAGCATCAGAGAAAAAATATTTAGCCCTTTCTATCGACCTGACGAAAGCCGCAATAGAACCAAAGGTGGCGCAGGTTTAGGACTGGCAATAGTAAAACGTATTGTCGATTGGCATCAGGGTAAGTGTTACGTCAAACAGTCTAAATTAGGAGGTGCTCACTTTGTTATCCAACTGCCTAATCGATTCATGACTATTGAGAAAACTAGACCTTAA
- a CDS encoding gluconate 2-dehydrogenase subunit 3 family protein, translating to MHKSAAQETQNQSPNAPANQGMTRRNLLIGIMASVGVATTVGCVENFDKSLASLELEKNSHPDNLRFYTANEYELLSILTSLIIPDTDTPGALAIGAPKMMDTLHADWASTESKEKQKIAISEIKQSLDKLAGQNFLTAPSKIQLSSLTELDSQAFSGKKNKAWGYRSVKSLIARFYYSSEVGATQELRYELVPGRWEACIPFEKVGRTWAA from the coding sequence ATGCATAAATCTGCAGCCCAAGAAACACAAAACCAATCACCCAATGCCCCAGCAAACCAAGGCATGACTAGACGAAATTTACTAATTGGTATCATGGCATCTGTCGGTGTAGCGACAACCGTTGGTTGTGTTGAAAACTTCGATAAGTCGTTAGCAAGCCTAGAACTTGAAAAAAATTCACATCCAGATAATTTGCGCTTTTACACGGCTAATGAATATGAATTACTAAGTATATTAACCAGCTTGATCATTCCTGATACAGATACCCCAGGAGCATTAGCCATTGGTGCGCCTAAAATGATGGATACTCTACATGCAGATTGGGCATCTACTGAATCCAAAGAAAAACAGAAAATAGCAATATCTGAAATAAAACAAAGTTTAGATAAATTAGCCGGACAAAACTTTTTAACTGCTCCATCAAAAATACAATTATCGTCATTAACCGAATTAGATAGCCAAGCCTTCTCTGGTAAAAAAAATAAAGCTTGGGGCTATCGCTCGGTTAAATCACTTATTGCACGGTTTTATTATTCATCTGAAGTAGGTGCAACCCAAGAGTTACGATATGAATTAGTTCCAGGTCGTTGGGAAGCTTGTATTCCATTCGAAAAAGTCGGCCGGACTTGGGCAGCTTAA
- a CDS encoding DUF1080 domain-containing protein, producing the protein MKKHLCGILLASASLLTLGACSSDSSSAKNESAKTEWVSLFNGKNLDGWTAKFNGIPVGENYKDTFRVEDGLLTVSYDNWDGFEDDRFGHLFTNKSYSNYRIRVEYRFIGEQVTNDPKYSWAYRNNGVMLNSPPAESMGLDQPFPISAEAQLLGGNGVDERTTGNFCSPSTHIIQNGKLIKKHCLTSSSKTFHGDQWVWFEAEVKADGSVKHFINDELVFEYSEMQIDPSDPWGKKWLDQGNPLKVTKGHISVQAETHPTQFRTIEIKQLD; encoded by the coding sequence ATGAAAAAACACTTATGCGGAATATTACTAGCTTCAGCATCTCTTCTCACACTCGGTGCCTGCAGCTCAGATAGTAGCTCTGCAAAAAATGAATCTGCAAAAACAGAATGGGTTAGCCTTTTTAATGGTAAAAACCTAGACGGTTGGACTGCAAAATTTAACGGTATTCCTGTAGGCGAAAACTATAAAGACACCTTTAGAGTTGAAGATGGATTATTAACAGTTTCTTATGACAACTGGGATGGCTTTGAAGATGATAGATTTGGCCATTTATTCACCAACAAGTCCTATTCTAATTATAGGATTAGAGTTGAATACCGTTTTATTGGAGAGCAAGTAACCAATGATCCTAAATATAGCTGGGCTTATCGTAATAACGGTGTCATGTTAAATTCACCACCAGCTGAATCAATGGGGCTTGACCAACCTTTCCCTATTTCTGCTGAAGCACAATTATTGGGAGGAAATGGAGTAGATGAACGTACAACGGGTAACTTTTGTTCACCTAGCACACATATTATTCAAAATGGTAAATTGATCAAAAAACATTGCCTCACTTCTTCGTCAAAAACTTTTCATGGAGATCAATGGGTTTGGTTTGAAGCAGAAGTAAAAGCCGATGGCAGCGTAAAACACTTTATAAATGATGAATTAGTGTTTGAATATTCAGAAATGCAAATTGACCCAAGTGATCCATGGGGCAAAAAATGGTTAGACCAAGGTAATCCGTTAAAGGTTACTAAAGGTCATATTTCTGTTCAGGCTGAAACTCATCCAACTCAATTTAGAACCATAGAAATTAAACAATTAGATTAA
- a CDS encoding GGDEF domain-containing protein, with translation MTKIATDNFTKLKIFAFMVTVALVLFYDYIPKRTLTIHPDLNSITIIYADGVEGGSTEFTWIDKNKSEWICNYKGGTPYPYCNIAISWSQKPYKQIDLSTYTHLNIDLEYEGNAEYIRIFLRNYYEYPGDIDEIKAGKFNTLTKPADFFSEVSPIYLDQLRVSDWWIDEFNVPPHLVGPDIRKVISLGLGIPNPAPLGQHKFHLKSIQAEGVYFKKELLYFSIIIFWSVLLIGEILFRYVRLNRKSQKYINLLSKVTEQSAIYKQKSETDKLTKILNREGLTQIIKQLDATGLLHEYAVMMLDLDHFKKINDNHGHAVGDSVLKDVADNINTCMRSYDLVARWGGEEFIVLFHCLNAADQYPFAERVRKKIEASNYVIADQERVTVSIGIAKMSKTESFEETFQKADKALYQAKEMGRNKSVIYSHE, from the coding sequence ATGACCAAAATTGCTACAGATAATTTTACTAAATTAAAAATTTTTGCCTTTATGGTAACTGTAGCATTGGTCTTATTTTATGACTATATCCCTAAACGCACACTTACTATCCACCCCGATTTAAACAGCATCACTATTATATATGCAGATGGTGTTGAAGGCGGAAGTACAGAATTTACATGGATAGATAAAAACAAATCTGAATGGATTTGCAACTATAAAGGCGGGACTCCTTACCCTTATTGCAATATCGCAATTTCTTGGTCACAAAAACCATATAAACAGATAGACCTCTCTACTTATACGCATCTAAATATTGATTTAGAATATGAAGGAAATGCCGAATATATCAGGATATTCCTACGTAATTATTATGAATACCCAGGTGACATTGATGAAATAAAGGCTGGTAAATTTAACACCCTAACTAAACCGGCTGATTTTTTCAGCGAAGTGTCGCCTATATATCTTGATCAACTAAGGGTTTCTGATTGGTGGATAGATGAATTTAACGTCCCTCCCCATTTAGTCGGACCCGATATCAGAAAAGTCATTTCTTTAGGTTTAGGCATTCCTAATCCAGCGCCATTGGGCCAACATAAATTTCATCTAAAATCGATTCAAGCTGAGGGCGTTTATTTTAAAAAAGAGTTGCTGTATTTCTCGATTATTATTTTTTGGAGCGTACTATTAATAGGTGAAATATTATTTAGATATGTGCGGCTCAATAGGAAATCTCAAAAATACATCAATTTATTATCGAAAGTGACTGAGCAAAGTGCTATTTACAAACAAAAGTCTGAGACAGATAAATTAACTAAAATATTAAACAGAGAAGGTCTAACTCAAATTATCAAACAGTTGGACGCTACAGGGTTATTACACGAATATGCTGTAATGATGTTAGACCTAGATCACTTCAAAAAAATTAATGATAATCATGGCCACGCTGTTGGCGACAGTGTTTTGAAAGATGTGGCGGATAACATTAATACTTGTATGCGCTCCTATGACTTGGTTGCTCGCTGGGGAGGCGAAGAGTTTATAGTCTTATTTCATTGTTTAAATGCTGCAGACCAATACCCTTTTGCTGAAAGGGTCAGGAAAAAGATAGAGGCATCCAATTACGTAATTGCCGATCAAGAAAGAGTAACCGTCAGTATTGGCATAGCTAAAATGAGCAAAACAGAAAGTTTTGAAGAGACCTTTCAAAAAGCGGATAAAGCACTATATCAAGCCAAAGAAATGGGCAGAAATAAATCTGTTATTTACAGTCACGAATAG
- the ccoG gene encoding cytochrome c oxidase accessory protein CcoG — protein sequence MSERIPVKNISPVKVHQPDKNKHDNGYNPRSRIYVRAVTGVLENVRRFMGLWFLGAFAVLPWITYEGSQAILLDIGAQRFNIFGLTLWPQDLTLLAWILMVSAFALFFVTTFAGRVWCGFMCPQTTWTFIFIWFEELFEGSRHKRMKLDQRKMDFDKFWRKTLKHIAWVVIALLTSITFVGYFTPIDSLFIDFFSFSSGFWATFSILFFTVCTYANAGWMREIMCTHICPYARFQSAMFDKDTFTVAYNKNRGEHRGPRSRKTTSEENKQKGLGDCIDCNLCVQVCPTGIDIRNGLQYECINCGACVDACNGVMDKMNYPKGLISFTSEHELAGGKTKIFRPKLIGYAVVLLIMTALLVFEIMSRKPLEIDIIRDRNSLYRETNNGLIENVYTLKILNKSQKLQSYNISVTGLDGHIFKGKTEISVAGGEILNLPISIAINPNSLSETVTEFSFTLQTTGDNNEPVEVSGKSKFLYPDL from the coding sequence ATGAGTGAACGCATTCCCGTCAAAAATATCTCTCCTGTCAAAGTTCATCAACCCGACAAAAACAAACATGATAATGGCTATAATCCACGAAGTAGGATTTATGTCAGAGCAGTAACCGGTGTATTAGAGAATGTACGACGATTTATGGGTTTGTGGTTCCTTGGTGCATTTGCGGTTTTACCTTGGATTACATATGAAGGTAGTCAAGCGATATTATTAGATATTGGGGCTCAGCGATTTAATATCTTTGGCTTAACTTTATGGCCACAAGATTTAACGTTACTGGCATGGATCTTAATGGTTTCAGCTTTTGCTCTATTTTTTGTCACTACTTTTGCGGGCCGAGTTTGGTGCGGTTTTATGTGTCCACAAACCACATGGACTTTTATCTTCATTTGGTTTGAAGAGCTGTTCGAAGGTAGCCGCCACAAACGCATGAAACTAGATCAACGGAAAATGGACTTTGATAAATTTTGGCGAAAAACCCTTAAACATATAGCTTGGGTTGTAATCGCGTTATTAACTTCTATTACCTTCGTGGGGTATTTCACACCAATCGATTCTTTATTTATAGATTTCTTTAGTTTTTCTTCTGGTTTCTGGGCTACTTTCAGTATTCTATTTTTTACTGTTTGTACTTATGCAAACGCGGGTTGGATGCGTGAAATAATGTGTACTCACATATGCCCATATGCAAGATTTCAATCAGCCATGTTTGATAAAGATACCTTCACTGTTGCTTATAATAAAAACAGAGGCGAGCACAGAGGACCAAGAAGTAGAAAAACCACCTCAGAAGAAAATAAACAAAAAGGTTTGGGAGACTGCATAGATTGTAATTTATGTGTACAGGTCTGCCCCACTGGTATTGATATACGTAATGGCTTGCAGTACGAATGTATAAACTGTGGAGCTTGTGTTGATGCGTGTAATGGGGTGATGGATAAAATGAACTACCCCAAAGGTTTAATCAGTTTTACTTCTGAACATGAATTAGCAGGTGGCAAAACTAAAATATTCCGTCCCAAATTAATTGGCTATGCTGTTGTATTGTTAATAATGACAGCTTTATTGGTGTTTGAAATAATGTCCCGTAAGCCTTTAGAAATAGATATTATTCGTGACCGTAACTCTCTATATCGTGAAACCAATAATGGTCTAATCGAAAATGTATACACTTTAAAAATATTAAATAAGTCACAAAAATTACAGAGCTATAATATTTCTGTGACGGGTTTAGATGGACATATATTTAAAGGTAAAACTGAAATATCTGTGGCGGGTGGAGAAATTTTGAACCTTCCAATAAGCATTGCAATCAATCCAAATTCGTTGTCAGAAACAGTCACCGAATTTAGCTTTACCTTACAAACTACTGGCGACAATAACGAACCTGTAGAAGTATCGGGAAAAAGCAAATTTTTGTATCCTGACCTATGA